The genomic window ACCCAATAAAGCAGCCAGGCGCCGAGAACGGAACCGGCGGTCGCCCACAGGAAGGTGGACCAGAACGACAGGTCGCCGGCGGTGACGGTGAACCCGGCGAGAGGCAGGACCACCTCCGAAGGGATCGGCGGGAAGAGATTCTCCAACAGGATGGCGATGCCCACGCCGGGGGCGCCGAGCAGCTCCATCAGGGAAACGACCCATTCCACTATCGAATCAAGCATCTGCCGGACCTTCCTTTAAGCCATAGAGAAAAACATTCGCCATAGTGTCAGGATCGGGCGGGAAACGTCCGCACGTTAGCTGGCAGTTCCCTGACTCTTGATTTGATCCTCCACAAACACGTCCCGGGTGGCGAAGAAGGAACCGGCCAGCACCACCGCCGTGCCCGCGATCCACACGGCGACCGCGGCCACCCACGACCCGGTCGCCTCGCGGAGCACGCCGGTCAACAACGGCCCCACACACGCCACGGTGTAGCCCAGCCCCTGCGCGAAAGAACTCAGCGACGCTGCGCCGGCCATGCTGCGGGACCGGATGTTGATCAGCGTCAACGCCATCGGAAACACCAGCGGCCCGAGCCCGGACAGCGTCACCCACAGCCACGGGGCCGCCATCGGGGCGGTCGCCAAACCGATGTTGCCGACGATGAAAATCACGCACGAGGCCGCCGCCATCGGATAGACCTCCGTGAAACGCCCCACCAGCCAGGGCCCCAGAACATTCAGCGGCAGCCCCAGCAGGGACCAGTACGCCAGCATGGTGCCGGCGAATTGCGTCGACGCCCCGGCCTCGACGAACAGTTGCGGCAGGAAAGCCATGATCGAATACGTCACGAAAGACGTGCACCCGAACATGAACGCCAACCCCACCCCGGCCGGCGTCCGCCACACCGCCACGCCCTTGGGCTTGTCGGCGTCTCCCGGCACCCGCACCGTCTTCTCCGGTCTGCGACTCCGGGCCAGCAGGGGCAACCACGCCACCGCCGCCACCACGGCCAGCAACGCCCACGAACCCAACGACGCCCGCCACCCCGTCAGGCCCACACTTTCCGCGGCCAGCGCGAAAGGCTCCGCCAGCAACGGCGCCAACCCCATGGCCACCTGGCTGGTAACCAGGAACGTCGTGGAGACCGTCGGCACCCGATTCGGGAAGTACGACCGCACCGCCACCGGCATGGCTGCGTTGGTCACGCCGATGGCGAACAAGGCGCACACCGACCCGGCCACCAGGTTGAACGCCGACGGCCCGAGCACCCGCCACACTTGCCCCACCGCGGTCAGAATCATGGCGGCGAACAACAGCTGGGCGATTGTCAACCGCCGCATGAGGGTGGGAAGCAGGAAAGCCGACACGGCGAACATGGCCGTCGGAATCATGCCGAGGACGCCGATGAGCGACTGGCCGACGCCCAGATCGTCCTGGACCCGCGGCACCAGCGGCGACAACGCCACGATAGCCGTGCGCAGATTCAACGACGTCAG from Corynebacterium maris DSM 45190 includes these protein-coding regions:
- a CDS encoding MFS transporter, whose protein sequence is MVDHSWRQAPKLIALAAIILTSLNLRTAIVALSPLVPRVQDDLGVGQSLIGVLGMIPTAMFAVSAFLLPTLMRRLTIAQLLFAAMILTAVGQVWRVLGPSAFNLVAGSVCALFAIGVTNAAMPVAVRSYFPNRVPTVSTTFLVTSQVAMGLAPLLAEPFALAAESVGLTGWRASLGSWALLAVVAAVAWLPLLARSRRPEKTVRVPGDADKPKGVAVWRTPAGVGLAFMFGCTSFVTYSIMAFLPQLFVEAGASTQFAGTMLAYWSLLGLPLNVLGPWLVGRFTEVYPMAAASCVIFIVGNIGLATAPMAAPWLWVTLSGLGPLVFPMALTLINIRSRSMAGAASLSSFAQGLGYTVACVGPLLTGVLREATGSWVAAVAVWIAGTAVVLAGSFFATRDVFVEDQIKSQGTAS